CAGGAGCTGGTTAGGCTGATCGAGGGTGAGACTGGCGGCAAGTTGAGCCAGAGCTACCTTTCGCAGATTGAGAGCGGGGCGCGTCCGCACCTGACCAATACGACGCGGCAGACGCTGGCGAGCTTCTTCAAGGTGCATCCGGGGTATCTGGTGGACGATCCCGAGGGGTATCACCCTGAGCTGCAGAGCGATGTTCGCGGCATGGAAGACAAGCTGGATCTTTGGCTGGTGGCCGGGGCGGAACGGTTCCGGCGGGATGCGGTGCTGAAACATGCGCTGCTGACCGTGGCCCGGCATGAGCAGTCGCGGGAGTGCCTGCTGTTGCTGGAGGCGATTCTTGAGACTCCGGGGCTGATGCCGCGATTGATGGAAGTGTTACGGCCGGTTGCGTCGCCGGAAGACGTCGAAGGTGAGGCGGAACTGCTGAAGGCGCGCAAAGCCGAAGAGTCAAAGGCGCGAGGAGCGCTTGGGAAAAGGAGAAAGGTGGTAGAGCGATGATTGCGATTCTTCCGATGGCGGGGGTGACCGCAATTGCGATGGTGGGGGCTGGGATGAGTTTCTGGGAGGGGTTTTACTTTGCTTGTTTTGTGGCGGGGCTGCTGTTGAGCGTGGTTTCGCTGGTGGGCGGGATGGGGCATATTCACTGGCATTTTCATCTGCCTCATGCTTCGCATGTTCCCGTTGGCGGGCATGGGGTGGTGCATCCTGCTGCCAGCGGACGCGGTTCGGCTGCTGTTCCTTGGTGGAATGCTTTTTCGATCATGGTCTTCCTGTGCTGGTTTGGCGCGGCGGGGTATTTGATGACGCGCTATGGGAGCTTTGTGGCCGGGATCGTGTTTCTGCTGTCGGCGCTTTGCGGGCTGGTGGGCGGGGCTTTGATCTTTGCCTTCCTGACCAAGGTGATGCTGCCGTATGAGCGCGAGTTGACGGCGGACGAGACGGCGGTGACAGGTGTGATCGGGCGGGTGAGTGCGCCGATTCGCGCTCACGGAACGGGGGAGGTGCTGTATGAGCAGATGGGCGCGCGGCGGTCTGTTCCGGCTCGCGCGGATCTGGGGGATGCGATTTCGAAGGGGGAAGAGGTGTTTGTGGTGCGGTATGAGAAGGGGATTGCTTATGTCCGCAAGTGGGAGGATTTACCCGAGGTGACTCGATAGTCGAGTTCCATCCCACCCTTGCCACAAAGAACGTGGCAAGGATGGGGCACCCAGAGTTATTGTCCGACCCGCATCGCTGATCCCAGGTCTCAAAGTCGAGACCTGGGGCACCCAGATTGATTTTGTTTTGAGTAAGTAAGTTGAGTAGTTAGCCAGTAACGTTGTTCAACCAATGAAATGACTCTCCCGGTTGAAAGGACCGGGAATCCAATGGCAAACGTGATTGCTATGTATGTTGGCGTGGGTGTCCTTGTGTTGATCTTCTTCATGGGAATGATTGCGAAGATGTATCGCAAGGCGAGCCCAAATGAAGCATTGATTGTCTATGGTGCTCGCGGTCCGCGTGTTATCACTGGCCACGGCACCTTTATCTGGCCGATGGTGGAGAGCTGCCGGGAATTGTCGCTGGAACTGATGAGTTTTGATGTGGCTCCGCAGCAGGACTTGTATACGAACCAGGGTGTTGCGGTGACGGTTGAGGCTGTGGCGCAGATCAAGGTTCGCAGCGATCAGCCTTCGATTCTTACGGCGGCTGAACAGTTTTTGAGCAAGAATCCGCAGCAGCGGGAAGGGTTGATTCGGCTGGTGATGGAGGGCCATCTGCGCGGCATTATCGGGCAGTTGACGGTGGAGCAGATCGTCAAGGAGCCGGAGATGATGGGCGAGCGGATGCGCAATACCTGCGCCGGGGATATGAGCAAGATGGGGCTGGAGGTGGTTTCGTTCACGATCAAGGAAGTGCGCGACAAGAACGACTACATCTCGAACATGGGCCGGCCGGATATTGCGAGGATCAAGCGCGATGCGGATATTGCGATGGCGACGGCGGAGCGCGATACGGCGATCCAGCGTGCGGTAGCTGCGCGGGAGTCGGCGGTTGCGACGGCGTTGGCGGACCAGGAGCGGGTGATTGCGCAGACGGCTTCGCAGGCGCGGCAGGCTGAGGCGCAGCGCGATATGGACATCAAGAAATCGCAGTACGCCGAGCAGAGCCGCAGGCAGCAGGCGACGGCGGATAAGGCTTACGAGATCCAGACGAACATCATGCAGCAGCAGGTGATTGCCGAGCAGGTGAAGATCGAGCAGACGGAGAAGGAAGCGCAGGTGAAGGTGCAGGAGGCTGAGATTCTGCGTCGCGAGAAGGAGCTGATTGCGACGGTGCTGAAGCCAGCGGAGGTTGAGCGTCAGCGGATTGAGACGCTGGCTTCGGCGGAGAAGGCTCGTTTGACGACTGAGGCTGAGGGACGAGGCGCTTCGATTATTGCGCAAGGTGAGGCGGAGGCTTCGATCATCTTCCAGAAGGGCGAGGCGGAGGCCAAGGCGATGAATCTGAAGGCCGATGCGTACCAGGGCTGGAACCAGGCGGCGGTGGTCGACAAGCTGCTGACGAATATGGCGGATGTGGTGCGGGCGATGTGCGAGCCGTTGTCGCATGTGGATAAGATCACGGTGGTTTCGACGGGCAATGACTCGTCGGCCGGGGTGCATAAGGTGACCGGGGATATGACGAAGATTGCTGCGCAGGTTCCGGCGATCTTTGAGGCGCTGAGCGGGATGGATATCAAGAGCCTGATGTCGAATGTGCAGGCGATCCGGCAGAAACCGAATGGGAAGGAATAGCTGTTCGGGATGCGCCCCAGGTCTCAGAAGCGAGACCTGGGCGTCCTACACGTGGAATTTGCCTGAGGTGCGGGGTTCGGTGGTCACCCACCCTTGACGCAAAGTACGCGTCAAGGGTGGGGCACCCAGATTTGTGGATTCCCAGGTCACAAAAGCGAGACCTAGGGCACCCGCTCTTAGTTGGTTTATGAGCTGGAAGTTTGAAAAAGGAGAAGACCATGGCATTGCTGGAGAGAGTGAGCACGCTGTTACGGGCGAATCTCAACGACCTGATCGAGAAGGCCGAGGATCCGGAAAGGCTGCTGAAGCAGCTGGTGTTGGATATGGAGAACCAATTGATGCAGGTGAAGACGCAGGTTGCGATTGCGATTGCCGATCAGCATCTGCTGGAACGCAAACGAAGCGAGCATGAGCAGGAGGTTGCCGAGTGGAAGCGCAAGGCGGAGCTGGCTGTCGCGAAAGGCCATGACGACCTGGCGCGCGGGGCGCTGGAGCGGTCGCTGAGCGTGGAGCGGCTGGCGAAGGGCTTTGCCCAACAGGCGGAGGATCAGAAACTGGAGGCGGACACGTTGCGGCAGACGCTGCGCAAGCTGGATCAGAAACTGAATGAGACGCGGGCGCAGTGCGAGATTCTGATGGCGGAACATCGTCGGACGAAGATTGTGGGGCGGGCTACGCAGGCGCGGCAGACGGTGGGCGTGACCCAGGACGCGGCGCTGGGGCGGATGAAGAGCCGGGTTCGGCAACATGCAGCAGAGAATGCGGCGGCGGGGGAGATTCTGGCGCCGGAGACGCTGGAGGACAAGTTTCAGAGCCTGGAGGAGCATGAGCAGGTGGAACTGATGCTGGGCGAGATCAAGGCGCGGACGGCTTTGCCGGTACCGGGTCGGGAGTAAGGGCGGAATCGACGGCGGAGCCTGGAGGGTTGCTGGTCGATCGGCCTGGGAAATCGCGCCGGTTCGGAGGCCTTCCTGCGTTTCTTGTTCTCATATTTGCTTTTTGTGAGGGGAAGTGAAGGCCTTGGTGCGATTTTTCGTCGGCCACTGGGCGGAGATCTACGTCTAACTCACAGGATCACGATTGCTCTCGGGTTCACTATTCGGGTTTAGCGTTCCGGCTTGGTGTTCGGCCGCATCGGTTAACCTTAATTAAGACTTCCCGTTCGTGCGCGTGAAGGTGTTTTGACCGCGACCCGTCCCAGAATGTCCCTGGAGATCGATACCCGAATGACTTTGCGCCTTTCCCCTGTCTTTACCTGCCTGATGGTGGGAATCGCAGTATTGTGTATCCGGACTCCATTGAATGCGCAGGATTTCGGCCAAGACTCGGCTTCTGTGAAAGCACAGGTCGCAAATCTGGAACTGCCGGATGCTCCGGAGCCGCAGCAGGCTCAGACTCCAGCGGCGACGTCTCCAACTGCGACACCTTCAGCAACGGCAACGCCGGACGGGGGTCAGCAATCCGGTGCGGCTTCCAGTGCGAGTTCCGCGGCGGGAACGGCTTCTTCTTCCGGTCAGAGTGCTAATCCCGACACTGCCAAGGGCGCTACAGGAGGGAAGACACAGCACGAGATTGCGGAAGAGCAGTTGAAGCAGGAGAAGACGCAACGAATTGGCATTTTGCCCAACTTCAATGCCAGCTATATCGACGACGCTGTTCCGCTTACACCTGCACAGAAGTTCCGGCTGATGTTCTCTACCGAGAAGGATCCGGCGACCATTGGATTCTCTATGTTCGTGGCGTTGATCGGGCAGGCGGACGGGTCGCATGAAGGCTACGGCGGTGGAATTGGCGGCTACGGTGAACGATTTGGGCAGAATTACGCGGATACGTTCGATGGGGCTTTCTGGGGCAATGCAGTTCTGCCCTCCCTTTGGCACCAGGACCCTCGATACTTCCGCCTGGGAAAGGGACCGGCGATGCACCGCATCCTCTACGCGTTGTCGACGAACGTAAGAGCCAAGCACGATGGGACGGGGAAGTGGGAGCCGAACTACTCGAATCTGGTGGGGAACCTGATCAGCGGAGGCATTTCGAATATTTATCTGCCGGCGAAAGAGCGCGGGGTGGGGAGCACGTTTGAGGGCGCGTTCGTGGTGACGGCCGAGGGCGGCATCGGGTCAATGCTCGAGGAGTTCTGGCCGGATTTCATTCACTATCTGCAGCGCCGCAAGCAACAGAAGCAGGCGGCTGGCCTGGCTTGGGACGCTAAACCCTAGGCGCTATAGTTCGCCACCACTCGGGCCACTTTTCCGGTGGCTGACATCTCCATGAACTCGGCGGTGCGGGTTCCTTTTTGATTTGTGTAGTAGAGCACGACGCTGTTCAGGCCCCAGAGAACGTCCTCCAGTTGGAAGTGGAGTTCCGGGTAGGCTTCCAGCCCTCGCTGAAAGTAGGCTCGCAGGTTTGGTTTTCCGGCTACTTTGCCGTCTGAGACGTCCAGAAGCTGGGCAGCGACGGGTGAAGTCAGCTCGACTGCATCGTCATAGTGGGTCATGATCCGGTCGAGATCGTGACTGTTCCACGCCGCAGCCCAATGGTTGGCGAGATTCAAGGCCTCGTCTTTCGTCACTGCTGTTTCTCCAGTTTGAGGTTCAAGCTCACCCTTTGACTTTGCGGATAGCTGCCGTCAGTGCAGGGACGACTTCGAAGAGGTCGCCGACGATGCCGTAGTCGGCTACCTCGAAGATGGGCGCGTTCTCATCCTTATTGATGGCCACGATGCACTGCGAGCCCTTCATACCAACGAGATGCTGGATGGCTCCGCTGATGCCGACAGCGAGGTAGACTTTGGGCGCGACGGTCTGGCCGGAGCTGCCGACCTGACGGTCCATGGGAAGCCAGCCGTTGTCGCAGATGGGGCGTGAGGCGGCAAGTTCCGCGCCGAGGGCTTTGGCCAGTTCTTCGACGATGGGGAGATTGGCTTGCTCCTTGATGCCGCGCCCGACGGAGACGAGGATGGCTGCGGAGTTGAGGTCGACGGTCTGGGCCGAAGCGCGGAATGGTTCGCCGGGCTGGGTGCGGATTTGAGCCGCTTCGAGCTTTGGCAGGAAGGGTTCGAGGGTGGTTTCGCCCTTTTCGGCTTCGTCCGCGCGGAAGGCTCCGGCCTGGACGGACAGGAAGCAGATGCCGGTTCCGGAGTGATGGTATTCGGCGTTGAGCTTGCCCTGAAGAAGCTGGCGGATAAACTTCGGGCCGGATTCGATGCCGG
This portion of the Acidicapsa acidisoli genome encodes:
- a CDS encoding NfeD family protein encodes the protein MIAILPMAGVTAIAMVGAGMSFWEGFYFACFVAGLLLSVVSLVGGMGHIHWHFHLPHASHVPVGGHGVVHPAASGRGSAAVPWWNAFSIMVFLCWFGAAGYLMTRYGSFVAGIVFLLSALCGLVGGALIFAFLTKVMLPYERELTADETAVTGVIGRVSAPIRAHGTGEVLYEQMGARRSVPARADLGDAISKGEEVFVVRYEKGIAYVRKWEDLPEVTR
- a CDS encoding PspA/IM30 family protein translates to MALLERVSTLLRANLNDLIEKAEDPERLLKQLVLDMENQLMQVKTQVAIAIADQHLLERKRSEHEQEVAEWKRKAELAVAKGHDDLARGALERSLSVERLAKGFAQQAEDQKLEADTLRQTLRKLDQKLNETRAQCEILMAEHRRTKIVGRATQARQTVGVTQDAALGRMKSRVRQHAAENAAAGEILAPETLEDKFQSLEEHEQVELMLGEIKARTALPVPGRE
- a CDS encoding helix-turn-helix domain-containing protein, translated to MKLGEKIRYLREVEGSLRGMGRAINQQELVRLIEGETGGKLSQSYLSQIESGARPHLTNTTRQTLASFFKVHPGYLVDDPEGYHPELQSDVRGMEDKLDLWLVAGAERFRRDAVLKHALLTVARHEQSRECLLLLEAILETPGLMPRLMEVLRPVASPEDVEGEAELLKARKAEESKARGALGKRRKVVER
- a CDS encoding flotillin family protein, with the protein product MANVIAMYVGVGVLVLIFFMGMIAKMYRKASPNEALIVYGARGPRVITGHGTFIWPMVESCRELSLELMSFDVAPQQDLYTNQGVAVTVEAVAQIKVRSDQPSILTAAEQFLSKNPQQREGLIRLVMEGHLRGIIGQLTVEQIVKEPEMMGERMRNTCAGDMSKMGLEVVSFTIKEVRDKNDYISNMGRPDIARIKRDADIAMATAERDTAIQRAVAARESAVATALADQERVIAQTASQARQAEAQRDMDIKKSQYAEQSRRQQATADKAYEIQTNIMQQQVIAEQVKIEQTEKEAQVKVQEAEILRREKELIATVLKPAEVERQRIETLASAEKARLTTEAEGRGASIIAQGEAEASIIFQKGEAEAKAMNLKADAYQGWNQAAVVDKLLTNMADVVRAMCEPLSHVDKITVVSTGNDSSAGVHKVTGDMTKIAAQVPAIFEALSGMDIKSLMSNVQAIRQKPNGKE
- a CDS encoding nuclear transport factor 2 family protein produces the protein MTKDEALNLANHWAAAWNSHDLDRIMTHYDDAVELTSPVAAQLLDVSDGKVAGKPNLRAYFQRGLEAYPELHFQLEDVLWGLNSVVLYYTNQKGTRTAEFMEMSATGKVARVVANYSA
- a CDS encoding electron transfer flavoprotein subunit alpha/FixB family protein codes for the protein MSDPMPSVLIFLEAKNNEITRLSWEAMAAGHALAEGHGLPVNIALVGSAGNPIFETIHGKPPRTVYAIDHKLLHAYTPDGYTASYAQLIEHVKPAYVVLPHTYQVRDFAPRLATRFQQVLISDVTGIESGPKFIRQLLQGKLNAEYHHSGTGICFLSVQAGAFRADEAEKGETTLEPFLPKLEAAQIRTQPGEPFRASAQTVDLNSAAILVSVGRGIKEQANLPIVEELAKALGAELAASRPICDNGWLPMDRQVGSSGQTVAPKVYLAVGISGAIQHLVGMKGSQCIVAINKDENAPIFEVADYGIVGDLFEVVPALTAAIRKVKG